The region CGGCCTGCTCGTCCTTCTCGTGGCCGTCGGGGTCCAGCACCGCGCGCAGATATCGCCCCGCCTTGGCCACCTCTGCCGCGCCCGCCGATCTCGCCAGCTCCAGCAGGATCCCCTCGGCGGTGGTGGCCTGGTCGTCGGTCAGACCGGAGGTGGCGGTGCAGATCGCCTCCACGATCCCCTCGGCCAGGCCACCCTCCGCGAACAGGCGGCGCACGTCCTGCAGGCGGACCAGCTCCATGCTCACCGTCAACAGGCGACTGGCACCGGGAATGGTCATCCCCCCGGCGGAACGCAGCCACGACTTGGTGGAGGCATGCCCGTGGTTCTTGGCCTCTCCGGCCCGGTGAACCCGGCCGACCCGGGCGGCCAGCGCCGAAGTGATACGGTCGCGAACCGACAGCAACTCCTCGGCCTCGGCCAGGCACACTTCAACCGCCTCAGGAACCGGCACGAGAGCCACCGCCCGGGCCGCCTCGGCAACAGCCGCCACCGCCACCCACGACGACGACCCCGCACCACAAGCACCGCCAGAAGCAGCACCCGCAGCGCCACAGGGGACGTCGCCGGACGCACCACCGGCATCCCGATCCCGATCCCGGCCCGCATCGCTCCGATCAGTGCCGGACGCCTCGGTGGGTGCACCGCCAGAAGCGCGGTGGGGAGTGCCACCAGGGGCGCTTTGGGCCGGCGGGCCGTCGATGATCCTGGCCCACCAAGGATCAGCCGGAGGGCGCGGCGATGGCACGTCGAACGTCGGAGACTCCATGCGCCTCTCCTCTCATCGCTCCTGCGATTCGAACTCTTGCCCTAATCTTTTCATCACTCTCTGTATAGAACAAGCCGCCGTGACAATTACCTGGAGTCACAACAAGTGGAGGCGCAGGTCCCTCCAGGCGGTCTCTCCCAACCACGGCGCGTCCGGCTGAGAGCGACGTTCACCGGTGCGGGGCGTACATGATGACCACCGCTCCGACCAGGCACCCCGCCGCACCGGCGGGGTTCCCGTGCGCCTCGACCCGGCTGCGGATGCCGGTGAGCCCGTCGGAGCCGTGCCGTTCGTCCGCCGGCGGGCCAAACTGACAAGAGCGGCTTTTGTGGGTCATTCTGGACGACATGAGCTCCCTGCGTCCGGAAACGCGTGTCGTCCACCTGCCCCGGCCCGTGCCCGAGGGCAGCAGCCCGATCTCCATGCCCATCTACCAGACCTCGGGGTTCGTCTTCGACGACCCGGCCGTCTTCGCCGACGGCATGGGGCGGCCCGACGGGGCGTACGTCTACGGCAGGCTCTCCAACCCCACCGTGCGGGCCCTGGAGGAGGCGGTCGCCGGCCTGGAAGGCGGCGTGGCCGCCGTGGCCACCGGCTCCGGCATGGGCGCGATCAACGCCGTGCTGCTCGGGCTGCTGAAGTCGGGCGACCACGTGATCGCCCAGTCGGCGCTCTACGGGGCTACCGCCCAGACGCTGGCCGACCTCGCGCGGCGCTTCGGCGTCGAGGTGACCTACGTGCCGCAGGACGACCCCGCCGCCGTGCGCGCCGCCGTGCGGCCCACGACGCGGCTGCTGTACCTGGAGACCATCGCCAACCCGATGACGCAGGTGGCCGACCTGCCGGGGATGTGCGCGGCGGCGCGCGAGGCCGGGATCCTGACCGTCGTCGACAACACCTTCGCCTCGCCGATCCTGTGCCGTCCAATCGAGCACGGCGCGGACGTCGTCGTGCACTCCGTCACGAAGTACCTCTCCGGGCACACCGACGTCGTCGGCGGGATCGCCGTCTTCGCCGACGACGACCTGTACCGCGGAGTGTGGTCGTATGCCGTGGAACTCGGTGCGACGGCCGATCCGTTCGCCGCGTGGCTGACCCTGCGCGGGATCCAGACGCTGCCGCTGCGCATGGAGCGGCACTGCGCCAACGCCCGCCTGCTCGCGACGCGGCTCACGGGCCACCCAGCCGTGGCCGCGGTCCACTGGCCGGGCCTGCCGTCGCATCCGTCGTACGAACTCGCGGCCAAGCTGCTGCCCGACTTCGGCGGGGTGTTCTCCTTCGATCTCGCCGGAGGACGCGCCGCCGGCGAGGCGTTCATGCGGGGCGTACGGCTCGCGCTGCTCGCGCCGTCGCTCGGCGGCGTCGAGACGCTGATCCTCCACCCGGCCACCACCTCGCACCGCACCGTGGACGCCGCGGGCCTGGCCGCGGCCGGGATCGGCGAGGGGACGGTGCGGGTGGCCGCCGGCATCGAGCACCCGGAGGACCTGTGGGCCGACTTCGCCCAGGCGCTCGACGCCCTGTGACCGGCTCGTGACACGGGTCCCGAGCCGCCTCGCGAGGCGGCTCGGGAGGGATTACCGGTAGCTGTGCTCCGGCGTGGGGAACACGCCGGAGACGACCTCGTCGGCGTAGGCCCGCACGGCGCGGTCCATCTCGCCCGCGAGGTCGAAGTACTTCTTCACGAACTTGGCCGGCTGGGGGGTGAGGCCCATCAGATCCTGCCAGACGAGCACTTGGGCGTCGGTGCAGGGCCCGGCGCCGATGCCGACCGTGGGGATGCTCAGCGAGGTGGTGACCCGCGCGGCGAGGTCGCTCGGCACGCACTCCAGCACGACGGCGAAGGCGCCCGCGTGCTCCAGCGCCTTGGCGTCGGCCATCAGTTCGTCGCCCGCCTGGCCGCGGCCCTGCACCCGGTAGCCGCCGAAGGCGTTGACCGACTGCGGGGTCAGGCCGAGGTGGGCCATGACCGGGATGCCGGCCGACACGAGCATCTCCACCTGCGGGAGCACGCGGTGGCCGCCCTCCAGCTTGACGGCGTGCGCGCCCGCCTCCTTCATGAAGCGGGCGGCGGTCTCCAGCGCCTGCTGCGGCGAGGCCTGGTAGGAGCCGAACGGAAGGTCGGCCACGACCATCGCGCGTGACGAGCCGCGCACCACGGCGGCCGTGAGGGGGATCAGGTCGTCGACGGTGACCGGCAGCGTCGAGTCGTAGCCGTACACCACCATCGCGGCCGAGTCGCCGACGAGCAGCACCGGAATCCCGGCCTCGTCGAACACCTTCGCGGTCATGGCGTCGTACGCCGTGACCATCGGCCACCTCTCGTGCCGCTCCCTGGCGGCCGCGATGTCGCGGACGGTGATCCTGCGACCCGCGGCGCCGCCGTACAGGGCGGGTGTGGACACAGCTGTAACAGAGGACATGGCTACCTCCAGGCCTCGTGGCGCCCCTGTGGCGTCCCCGGACAGTCCGATCATTGCATGCCGACATGGCATGGAACACCCCGGATCGGCGGCCTAGTCCAGGGGTGAGACGGGTGGGACGCATGGGGCCCCGGCGGCGAAGTTATCGGACCCACCAGGCACAATGCCTCCGGAGGTAAGGAACCACAATGGCTTTTGATCGTTACCGGCGGGTGCTCGCCCTGCCGGGCGTGCGGACACTGCTGCTGGTCGGCATGATCGCGAGAATCCCCCTGACCGGCACGGGGATGACCCTGACCCTGCACGTGGTGAACCACCAGAAGCTGGGGTTCCTCCAGGCCGGCCTCGTCGGCGCGGCGTCCATGGCGGGGGCCGCGGTCGGCTCGCCGATCGTCGGAAGGTTCGTGGACCGGCGCGGGCTGCGGCCGGTGATGGTCGTCACGACGGCGGTGCAGCTGTGCCTGTGGTGCGCCGCGCCGGCGATGCCGTACGCCGTGCTGCTGCCGGGCGCGCTCATCGGCGGGCTGTTCAGCCAGCCCGTGTTCGGGGCGGTGCGGCAGTGCATCGCCGCGATGGTGCCCCGGGAGAACCACCAGACCGGCTTCGCCCTCGACTCGATGGGCGTGGAGCTGTCGTACATGGTCGGGCCCGCGCTCGCGGTCATGTGCGTGACGGCGTTCGGCAGCACGCCGACGATGTACGGCCTGGCGGCCGGGCTCGTCGGCGCGGGAGTGGCGTTCTACCTGCTCAACCCGCCCACGCGCTCCGCCGAGGAGGCCGCGGGGCACGAGGGGGCCGTCCCCCGGCGGCAGTGGCTGCGGCCCGCGTTGTTCGCCCTGTTCGGGATGGTGACGGGGCTGACCTTCGTGCTCACGACGACCGAGCTGGCCGTCGTCGCGATGCTGAAGGCCGGTGACGCGACCGCCTGGACCGGGCTGGTCGTCGCGCTGTGGTGCGCGTACTCGCTGATCGGCGGCTTCGTGTACGGCGGGCTGCCGCGGGGGCTGTCGCCCGTGCTGCTCGCGGGCGGCCTGTGCGCGCTGACCGTGCCCGTCGGGCTGGTCGGCGGCGGCTGGTGGTGGCTCTGCCTGGCGCTGGTGCCGTCCGGGTTGCTGTGCGCGCCGGCGCTGTCGTCCACGGTGGACGCGGTGAACCGGCGCGTCCCGGCGGCGGCCAGGGGAGAGGCGATGGGCCTCCACGGCGCTTCGCTGACGATCGGCGGGGCCCTGGCCGGGCCGATCGCCGGCGGGATCCTCGACGCCCACGGCCCCGCCTGGGCCTTCGCCGTGTCCGGAGCGGCCGGGCTCGTGCCGGCCGTGATCGCCGCGCTCGTCTGGCGCAGGGCGCCGGCCGCCGTCCCCGGCGCGGCCGTTCCGGTCCTGGCGGTTTCGGACGCCACCGTTTCGGACGCCACCGTTTCGGACGCGGCCTCCCTGCGCGCGTCCGCCGGGGAATAGAACCCGCTCCCGGGCGCTTGGTACGGAGGCATCGGGCGATTATGAAACGGTGCCGTTGCGTATCGGAACCGCCTGGCGCTACGCTGGCGTAGCGAAACTCAAGCGTATCGAAATCATGCGTACCGCAATCATGGGGGATTCCTTGGAAGCGCACACCGGTCATCCACGCCGCTGGCAGATCCTCGGCGTGATGGTGTTCAGCCTGCTGGCCGTCGTCCTCGACAACACCATCCTCAACGTGGCGATCAAGACGATCGCCGATCCCGTCCACGGGCTGGGCGCGACCCAGAGCGAGCTCGAATGGGCGATGAACTCCTACACGCTGGTGTTCGCCGGCCTGCTGTTCACCTTCGGGGTGCTCGGCGACCGCTACGGGCGCAAGCGCATGCTCCTCGTCGGCATGGTCCTGTTCGGCCTGGCCTCCCTGGCCAGCGCGTACGCCCAGGACCCGATGCAGCTCATCGCGGCGAGGGCGCTGATGGGCCTCGGGGGCGCGGCCATCATGCCGGCCACGCTGGCGGTCATCTCGAACGTCTTCCCGATCCACGAGCGGGGCAAGGCGATCGGGATCTGGGCGGGCGGCGTCGGCATCGCCGTCGCGATCGGCCCGATCACCGGGGGCGTGCTGCTGGAGCACTTCTGGTGGGGCTCGGTCTTCCTCGTCAACGTGCCGATCGTCATCATCGGCCTCGTGCTGATCGCCGCGCTCGTCCCCGACTCCAGGGACCCGAGCAAGAACAGCCTCGACCCGGTCGGCGTGCTGCTGTCCATCGCCGGTCTGATCAGCCTCGTCTACGGCATCGTCCGGATCAGCGACCTCGGCACCGTCGCGGACGTCTCGGTCATCGCGCCCTCGCTGCTGGGGCTCGCGATCCTCGCCGCGTTCGTGTGGTACGAGAGCCGCATCGAGCACCCGGCGTTCGACGTGCGCAACTTCCGCAACGCGGGCTTCTCCACGGCGATCGCCAGCGTCGGCCTCGTGTTCTTCGCGGCCATGGGCGTCATGTTCTTCCTGGCCTTCTACTGGCAGATCGTGCGCGGATACTCGCCGCTGCAGTCCGGCGCGCTCGTGCTCCCCTTCGCCGCGGCCCAGCTGATCTTCGCGCCGCAGAGCGCGCGCCTGGTCCAGAAGTACGGCGCCCGGGCCGTCGGCACGGTCGCGATGCTCGTCATCACGCTGGCCCTCGCCGCCTACGCCTTCGTGCAGGTGGACACCCCCGTCTGGCTGCTGCTCGCCATCGGGTTCGTCCAGGGCGCGGCGATGGCCAACATCATGCCCCCGGCGACCACGGCCATCATGAACGCGCTGCCGAGGGAGAAGGCCGGTGTGGGCTCCTCGATGAGCAACGTCGTCCGGCAGGTCGGCGGCACGCTCGGCATCGCCATCCTGGGCGCGGTCCTGTCCGCGAGCTACCGCAGTGACATGGAGGGCAAGGCCACCGCCCTGCCGGAGGAGCTCCGCCACGTCGTCACCGAGTCCATCTCGGGCGCGGCGGGGGTCGCCGGTCACCTGGGCGCGCGGGGCGCGAGCCTGCTCGACACGGCCAACGCCGCGTTCGTCACCGGCATCCACTGGGCGGCTCTCGGCTCGGCCCTCGTCGCCCTCCTCGGCACCCTCGTGGTGGCCCGCTGGATGCCGGGCAAGGCTCCGGCCGAGGTCGCGGCCGACAAGGCCGGGACCGAAAAGGAAGCGGCGGTAGTGTGAACCTGCCATGAATACGCAGCAGACGGCTGAAGGGGCGGCCCGCCCGGCGGGCCGCCCGCGCAGCGAGAAGGCGGAGCGGTCGATCATCGAGGCCACCCTCGACCTGCTCGGCGAGGGCATCGGCGTGTCGGAGCTGTCCATCGAGTCGATCGCCAGCCGCGCCGGTGTCGGGAAGACCACGATCTACCGCAGGTGGTCCAACAAGGAAGACCTGGTGGTGGATTCCCTGGCGACGCTCAAGCCGCCGATCCCGCTGCCCCAGGGCGGGACCGTCCGGGACGACCTGGTGACCTACCTCCGGGTGATCCAGGAGGAGACCCGCCACGCCCGCACCCGCTGCATCATGAACATCGCCATGAGCGACTCCGAGCGGCATCCCCGGCTGGCGGAGCGGTTCCGCGAGCTTGCCGTGGAGCCGCGCAGAGCGGTGGTGGCGGCCGTCCTGCGCCGTGGCATGGACACCGGGGAG is a window of Microbispora sp. NBC_01189 DNA encoding:
- a CDS encoding aminotransferase class I/II-fold pyridoxal phosphate-dependent enzyme gives rise to the protein MSSLRPETRVVHLPRPVPEGSSPISMPIYQTSGFVFDDPAVFADGMGRPDGAYVYGRLSNPTVRALEEAVAGLEGGVAAVATGSGMGAINAVLLGLLKSGDHVIAQSALYGATAQTLADLARRFGVEVTYVPQDDPAAVRAAVRPTTRLLYLETIANPMTQVADLPGMCAAAREAGILTVVDNTFASPILCRPIEHGADVVVHSVTKYLSGHTDVVGGIAVFADDDLYRGVWSYAVELGATADPFAAWLTLRGIQTLPLRMERHCANARLLATRLTGHPAVAAVHWPGLPSHPSYELAAKLLPDFGGVFSFDLAGGRAAGEAFMRGVRLALLAPSLGGVETLILHPATTSHRTVDAAGLAAAGIGEGTVRVAAGIEHPEDLWADFAQALDAL
- a CDS encoding TetR/AcrR family transcriptional regulator, producing MNTQQTAEGAARPAGRPRSEKAERSIIEATLDLLGEGIGVSELSIESIASRAGVGKTTIYRRWSNKEDLVVDSLATLKPPIPLPQGGTVRDDLVTYLRVIQEETRHARTRCIMNIAMSDSERHPRLAERFRELAVEPRRAVVAAVLRRGMDTGELRADLDVDMALALLSGAMVWLTKWSDGHSPADLPERIVDEALKGFRPRPAE
- a CDS encoding MFS transporter; protein product: MAFDRYRRVLALPGVRTLLLVGMIARIPLTGTGMTLTLHVVNHQKLGFLQAGLVGAASMAGAAVGSPIVGRFVDRRGLRPVMVVTTAVQLCLWCAAPAMPYAVLLPGALIGGLFSQPVFGAVRQCIAAMVPRENHQTGFALDSMGVELSYMVGPALAVMCVTAFGSTPTMYGLAAGLVGAGVAFYLLNPPTRSAEEAAGHEGAVPRRQWLRPALFALFGMVTGLTFVLTTTELAVVAMLKAGDATAWTGLVVALWCAYSLIGGFVYGGLPRGLSPVLLAGGLCALTVPVGLVGGGWWWLCLALVPSGLLCAPALSSTVDAVNRRVPAAARGEAMGLHGASLTIGGALAGPIAGGILDAHGPAWAFAVSGAAGLVPAVIAALVWRRAPAAVPGAAVPVLAVSDATVSDATVSDAASLRASAGE
- a CDS encoding MFS transporter: MGDSLEAHTGHPRRWQILGVMVFSLLAVVLDNTILNVAIKTIADPVHGLGATQSELEWAMNSYTLVFAGLLFTFGVLGDRYGRKRMLLVGMVLFGLASLASAYAQDPMQLIAARALMGLGGAAIMPATLAVISNVFPIHERGKAIGIWAGGVGIAVAIGPITGGVLLEHFWWGSVFLVNVPIVIIGLVLIAALVPDSRDPSKNSLDPVGVLLSIAGLISLVYGIVRISDLGTVADVSVIAPSLLGLAILAAFVWYESRIEHPAFDVRNFRNAGFSTAIASVGLVFFAAMGVMFFLAFYWQIVRGYSPLQSGALVLPFAAAQLIFAPQSARLVQKYGARAVGTVAMLVITLALAAYAFVQVDTPVWLLLAIGFVQGAAMANIMPPATTAIMNALPREKAGVGSSMSNVVRQVGGTLGIAILGAVLSASYRSDMEGKATALPEELRHVVTESISGAAGVAGHLGARGASLLDTANAAFVTGIHWAALGSALVALLGTLVVARWMPGKAPAEVAADKAGTEKEAAVV
- the panB gene encoding 3-methyl-2-oxobutanoate hydroxymethyltransferase, translating into MSSVTAVSTPALYGGAAGRRITVRDIAAARERHERWPMVTAYDAMTAKVFDEAGIPVLLVGDSAAMVVYGYDSTLPVTVDDLIPLTAAVVRGSSRAMVVADLPFGSYQASPQQALETAARFMKEAGAHAVKLEGGHRVLPQVEMLVSAGIPVMAHLGLTPQSVNAFGGYRVQGRGQAGDELMADAKALEHAGAFAVVLECVPSDLAARVTTSLSIPTVGIGAGPCTDAQVLVWQDLMGLTPQPAKFVKKYFDLAGEMDRAVRAYADEVVSGVFPTPEHSYR